Part of the Metarhizium brunneum chromosome 6, complete sequence genome is shown below.
AGTTTCTCTAAAATCCCCCCCTCCAAAGAAATAAAATGACTCGAGGCGAGAGCACGCAGACCAAGATCCACTacaagggcgacgacgacgacttcctcgtcttcgtcgagGACGTAGATCAGTACAAGCAGTGGCTGAAGGGCGACACGTCCATCCCCCTGGCCCAATTCGTGTCGTCGTTCAAAATCTTCCTTACACACAGgtacacacacacactcaCACATTCTTCCCATTCCCGCCCCTCTGGCAGACCACCAAGATCCCCGAGCGTCGAGGAGCCGCCTACTGACAGGCCGTTTTGTAGACAAGGCGCCCAGGGCACGTACGACGCGGCGCCCAAGAACGTGCTGTACTCGGAGTTCggcaccgacgacgacgacgaggtcatCAAGAAGATTCTCAAAGGCGGTTCCATGCAGACCATGGAGGTATGTCCCTCGGTCCCCTCCTCCTTTTTCCTTGGTCCGCGGTATGAGCAGCCACTGACTACTTACGTGAAAGATGCCCGGCCGACAGGGTGTTACCAACGAGAGCATGAGCTCCATGAAGACTCACTGAGCGTATTCATTTAGGCAGGCGTTGTTATGAGCTACGGAAGCATGGAATCATCTtcacttttttttgttaCCCGCCTCTTGTCCCGCTGGCACTGGTGCGAATTGTACTTTTagaaaagataaaaaaaatgaaataGCTGTTGGGGGCTTGTGCCGGTTGTCCATCTATGGCTTGTCTGATATCAATGCCATCTGCACTTGGCAACTTTAATATATTGAGTGTGCCTACATATGATTGCCCCTCGGTGGCTGTGAATATGGGTTGTGCTATACTTTTCGTGACCTTTGATGCCGCCCTTTACGGGAACCTGAGCACAACTTGAAGTGCACCAATGTGCTTCTCATCCAAGCAGTAATAGTTTAAACGTGTAAAAAGGACTGCCAGCACAATTCACATCTACCACGAGTAATTCTCTAATTATTCTTTATCATTACGTATTATCTATGCTTTGCGAGACGATATTTCCCAATCTGAATATCTCGTTACACCATATGTACTTGTGAATACTGCATACCACTGTTCGCTTACCGCCCGTGTCTCCCTCCTCTTAGTCTATGCAGAATAGGTATCAGGTCTCTTgggaaaataaaaatagaGAAATGTTACCTTGCCTGACGCGTGCCCCAAAATCACAATGTCTTCACAGACAGCCAACACATTCGATGTATAGCTGGTCGGCAGCAACGCCAAAACACCACGTCCCTCGATCCACACGTCGCCCAGCCTCGCTTCAGACTCCATACCAGGGAATGCTACCGGCTTGTACACAAAAAGCGTATTGTCTGGCGTCTTCTTGTTCAGCCATGTCTGCCCAGACGCGCTGCTCGGCACGGAGCCCGCAGTCGTCACGATAGTCTCCCCATCAGCGGCGAATGCCATGTCAGAAAAGGTTTCTTGCTGGCTAAGCACCTGCCGTCTCGAGTTGGATGCCTTGTCCAGCGCGTAGATGCAGCCATTGACAGACCCCATCATGACCGTCGAGTCGTCTGGGGAAAAGGCGAGCGCCATGGGGCAGTCGGCTTCCTCCGCATCAAACGCATGCACTTGGTTTCCAGTCTCGGTATCCCACAAAGCGATGGCGCCATCCTTGTTGACAGAAGCCAGCGTCTTACTGTCGTTGGAGAAGGCAATACATGACTGTGATTCGCTTTGGCCCCTGATCGGCACACTCGAACCCGTCTCAACCGCCCAGAGCCTGACCGTCTTATCCTCGGAGAATGAAGCAATCATCTTGCCGTCTGGAGAGAATGCAACGCACTTGACAGCTGCAGTGTGCCCCTGCCAAGTTTGGCGAGCTTCACCTGTTTTCAGATCCCATACCCGGACGGCCTTATCGCccgaagccgacgccaaAGATTGCCCGTCTGGTGAAAAGGCGACAGAGTGGACGGCGTCCTTATGGCCGCAGAGTCGTTGCAAGCACTCGCCGCTTTCAATATCCCATATGCGAATGTCTTTGTCGTGGGAGGCTGTTGCCACGACAGTCTTATCAGGAGAAACGACCACGTCCGTCACCCGGCTATGGTGACTTTGTGCTTCCTCCTGCTGACTCCAGTCCTTAATGTCCAGCAGACGAGTTGTATCCTCCAAGCCACCCATTGCTATGGTTTTGAGATCTGGGGACAATGCAATCGTCGGCCAGTTGTTCCATCCAGGGCTGAAGCTTCTCGCACAGATGCCGCTCTCAATGTCCCACAGGCAGATGGTGCCATCAGTGGAGACTGACCCGAGCGTCTTACTGTCACTCGAGAATGTGAAGTCGCGGAATGCCTCGTCATGGCGCTTCAGCACTCGAGCGCTGTCTCCCGAACCGGTGGACACGTCCCAGATACCAATCAAGTTTTGCAGCAACGAAACAGCCAAAGTCTTGTTGTTTGGTGATAAAGCAATGATGCTCTTAGCCTCGCCCTTTGCCGCGAATACCTGCTCAAACTTGTCCGTCTCTGCATCCCACACATGAACTGTGGCATCCCTAAGAACCATCACAACGCCTTTGCTGTCGGATTGGAAGTTGGCACAGGCAATTTTACGCTTCTCGGGATGTACGAGGGTCCGGATCTGTGTTTTTGTTTCCACGTCACAAATGTGCAAAGTATCACCATACACCGCCATGACGGATTTGGAGTCGGGAGAGAAGCTAAGTTCTTCGGCCACACCTGTCGAGTCGGGGAGGAAAATTGTGCAGATGGGTATCCATGTTTCAACCTTCCACACCGTGAGCGAGCCCTCAGTACCTGTTGAAAAGAGGCTTCCGTCTTCAGAAAAGGCCACTGCGGTGACTGCGCCATAGCGGCCATCAAGGGTCCGCGTGTTGGAGTCCCCGGTCTGCTGCGTGGTGACCATGTTTCGAATGAAAGGAAGCCGCTCATCCCATCCAAAGACTCGAACACTGCTTTCAGGTTGAGTAAATAGTAAGGCCGTGCCGTAGGTCTGCAAGGCTGCCGCTTTGATGGTGGATTTGTGACTGATGAGAAATCTCTCGGCGTCTTTGAGAAACTGCCTTAACGGCGCTGAAGATTCAAAGCGAGGCTGTGCTGCGAGCAGGCGAATAGCTTTCAACCCTTCGGACAGGCTTCCGAGAAGTGACAGACTTTCAATCCAGCGAAGAAAGAATTTCTTCAAAAATTCCAGGACCCTCTCAGATGTCACGAGCTCTGCAGAAGTCTCCGACCTGCCGGCATTAACCAAATGGTGCATCCAGAATGTCGCAGAGTAGGCAACACCAGCCAAAGGATCGTTATCAGAACCGTTGATTGCATCACCTAGGAGCCTCGGGAAGTACCCATTTCCAGGCAAATGGTACATGTTGTGCTTCAGGGTGTGTTGCATCTCTATAAGTGACCTACTAGCAATATCCTGATGGCTCAGCACAACATCCCCTTGCTCCAGCAACTTGCCATATTTCTGGCACAAGTATTCTCGGACAGATTCATGGGTCAAAGAGACCACTCTGCCCGTCATGCTGAGAAGAGAGCCGCAGACCTTTACGATATCTAGAGGTTTAATGGGAGAACCAAGCCCGGCCACCACCCCCAGCTCCTTCAGAGTGAGCGGTCGATATGCAAGATATACAGCCGTGATAACGTTTTTGCACCGGATCCTTTTCAGGCCATGATGCTCTTCAATCTTAGCCATCAGGTAACTGTACAAGTCTGGCAACCCGGAGGGCAGCTTCTTGATTGTCTCAATAGCCTCCTTCCCATCAACACCTTGAAGTTCTCTGAATGCCAACGCCGCCCAGAGAAAGGTATTTGCAGCTCTGTCACATATTTCATTAGACAGTTCCACGAGAGTGGCCTCGTCATCGTATCCAGGGTTCTCTTTCAACCCTGACAGTTTGTAAGTGATGTATGCATGAACCGGCCCTTCCAATCTTTGTGCATCCAACTCAACCAGAGCCTCATCCACATCTGGTTTCATCAAGTCAAGTTCTGGTCTGCTAGAAATCAACCATTTGACCTTGTGCGAAATACTAAGAGACTTGTAAATCAGTTGAATTAAATCTTCTTTGGTCCCGTCACACTCGTCCAGGCCATCCACCACGAAGTATGCAGGCGTGAATGACGGATCCTCCAGCATATTTTCAAAGGCTTCAGACATTGCACTAAACGCGTTCGAGTCTGTAAACAACGAGGATCCCGCATATTTATGTTTGGCACGCAAGTGCTGGATAAGACGAGGTTGCTGAATAAGCAGCATCCAGAGCAAGGATCGAAATACTGCGGTAGCATTGTTTCGCGTCTGATCTCCGGTGCCTTGACAAAAGTAGTATGATGCGCTGGGTGCGAACGCTGCTGACTGTGTCGAGATCTCTCGGACAATCCCCATCAAAAGCATTGTCTTGCCTGTTCCAGGTCCTCCTTTAACCCAAAGCAGACGGCGGGAGTCAAATCCATGCCAGTTCGAGAACGATGTATACTCTTCGGTATCCAGGACCCACGAAAACGCAATGTTAATTAGCTTGTCCGTCTTCCTTTCAAGCCTTTCAAGGTCGCGCATCGGGTCGATTACGAACAAGTCTCGGAGACAAGCAGAGTCTTTGTCATCGGCAACCTTTTCCTTCTGGGTAGAAATGAAATCCTGAAGATCTTGGTGGATGTTCCCCAGCGTTGATTGCATCTTGTCTCCATGTTTCATCAGCTCAGATAGGCGTTCAAGGGAGCTCTGGGTATTGTACTGAACAGAAGCAGCTCTCAGAGCTTCTTCTGCAGTGGTAATGGCCTTAAGGTCCGACTCCCACTTGTCCCATGCGGCGAGTTCACGAAGATAAGTCAAGCCCGAATTCCTGTAATAAGAGCTAACGCTCTTCATCTGATAGAGCAAAAGGCTCTTGTACAGATCAAGCACGAGGGTTTCCAGGCGCTGCGTGACCACACTGGCGGGTTCTTTGCCTTCGACGATACTTCGCTCATCCAGAAGGTGATCAACCAACGAACAATACCAATCCATGCGAGAGACTACATGGGTGATCCCTGCGAGATTCTCTCGGGAGACTTTAGCTGGATTAGTAAGGATCTGTTGACAAGTTTAGTCTCAGTGGTCTCGATGGCGACTTCGATGGCGAAACCGGATCAATAGTCTTGGGCATGTAGCTCTCACCTGCAGTCCAACACAGACACCGGCCCATGGCAAGGCGGCTTGAGGAACGTTTTTGATGGCAACGTCGATGATTCCTCTAGCCTGGAGAACAAATCCAGCAACATCCCCCACAGTCTGGGCCAGCTTTGAGTCGTCGGCAAACTTCTCGCGTCCCTTTTGCACAAGATCTCGCATGTGTGCCTGCCGCTTGACGGGGTCCTTCAAATCAGTAGCCAAAGTGGCCATCTCTGGCCCCGGCTTCCCTtcgtcaccaccagcaaTGGCAAACGTCAACGTCTCCGCATATGACTGCACAATGCCAGAGGTGGCACCGCCGTCTTCCAAGCCATCGTATGCATCGTTCCAAAGCTGCTGGGACTTGGACAGAGCTTGGTCGTCGTCTGGTGTAGGCGACACGGCCTTCTTTGGTGTTTTGGCGGGAGCTGTAGCTTGCTGAGCAACAACGGCCGCAACTATCTGCTTGGGGAGTGCTCGAATCTCGGTTTGGACGACGGTTGTAACGGCTTTGACAGTTTGGTCAACGGCCGACTTCATCAAGGTGGGTATCAGCCGCTCGGACTTGGACGGTGCTGCAGCAGCACTCCCATTGCCATCCTGCGTATGGACGTCTCCCGTCGATGCCATGATGCACCCCTTCTTGTTCCAGAGAACCCACACCAGAGCGACGGATGGTGCTGTAACACGAGCAAGACACGATGAGCTTGGTCGCCCCGGAGAGCTTGTCAACGAGAAAAATGGCGATGGCAGCTTACCGGTTTTATTTCCCTAGCCTTCAAGGTTCAATTGCTGCGGGGCCAGGAGCAAGCCAGAGAGAGACAAGCCACCTCGCTAAGGGTTCAGGTGCAAGTGCCAGCTCACGACATCATTTAGCGACATCATCTAATTTGGCCAACTCGCCCAAGACATTGCAAAAGTTGGTACTGTAATGGAGTAGTGCGGAGTACTACTTGGCAGTCACTTCATTTCTACCAATTGGCCACCCGTAGGCCATTCTAAAGGCACATGTTGTCCGCCCGAAGCCCATCTACGCAAGTTCTCCGTACCTCCTAGAGGCTACTCGCAGGTAATgccatgtacatatgtatatgCACGACCTGTCCAAGACACATCAGCATTCATCACTTCACCAAACGCTGTCAGCCAGTACCATTGCCCCTGATTTTTCTtgcatgttggccatggccatacTACATCCTCTGTTATTTTATGTTCTTCAGTTTCTAAAGTATGTCATTATGTATTATGCACTTTCCGCCATACAATTTATTCCGGCCAATCCCTGTACTATCTTCATCAGGGGCACAAGACCCCTGCATGCCATCGTCATATCACGTCTGTAGGGGTCAATCGTACAAGAGTTTAACTGAACATGCCTCGGAATCCATGACCTGACATGCCgcttctcttcttcgtcgtTCCCTGTATTTCCTCCTGAGACAATGAGCGCTTTGCTGCGGCTGTCGAAGCTTTATGCCTCTCTAAATCACTCATTCTGTTTTCCGAGTTTGACGTGGATCCAGGGTCTGCCACTTCTGAAGGTGTCGTTTGTAGCCCGACTGGCCGGAAAGTGTCTTCGAGTGACATTCTCTGCCTCAGTCCGCTAGCTCTCTTGGCAAAGGAGCTTGCAATACTCGCCACACTCAGCTTCCTAATAACCGTCGAGGCTGATGTTCTAACTAGACGCTCACTTCTCGACCGACCACTCATGCCTGAAAAGGGCAGAATCTCTTGACTCCAGACATCAGCCAAAATAATCTCTAAACGCGCGCGTTCGCTTCGAGGTGGCGCGAGAAACGAAACACGAGTCTTTGCAGCAAGTAGCGAATGAGATCGATGCATGTTTAACGACGTAGAACCGTGGCCGCTGGTTTGGCGAACTCCACTTGTGTTTTTGATGATTACCTGGTACAAAGCTGGCTTGGGACATATCGTGGTAGCTCTCCGAATGGACAGTCTTCGAGCACCAGGATCTGTTTCCTTTTATGTCAATGCTGCCTACAGGATGGACCAATAGTGAAGACTAACCTGATTTGCTGGTAACAGCCCCAAGGCTTTTAATGTTCAAGTCCAGAAATGTAAGCGTGGTTGCCACTCCAATTTTGCATTGTGCTAGTGGTGAAGATAATCGTGCGCGCCATTCCACTTCTTCTTTGGGGGCACAGGCCGTCATAATAATTTCAAATAGCTGATGATGGCATTCAAAAACGAGCTTCCAAGAGAAAGGAGCTGTGTGGCATTGTAAACCTATTGTTGAGATCGCAATCAGCGGTTTTGTAGGTAGGGAATTTTCAACGTCGAGACATTTCGCTCACCTCTTCCGTTATCTGCCTCCTCTATTTTGACTTCATGCACATTTATACAAGCTTTTATGGTATATATGGGATCTACTTTCCCAGCACATGCCAAGCAGAGAACATCAGGGTAAAGTATACATATCAAGTATTGGCCGTCAACTCCATCTGGAGTTTGCCAACAGACGTGGAGAGTTCCGCATAGGCGAACATGACCGAAAGATCGTACACGATCTTTGGAAACCGAATCGAAACTCTTATCTGATGGTTAGTTACTCCTCTTTTCCAAAAGCTGACCTCAGAAAGCTTACCCTGTTTGGAAATACGAGTCGGTCTTGTAGTAACCAGGAGCGTGATAAAGTGTTCCTCATTTGAGGGTCATTTGTCACCTGGTTAATTTCTGTTGTTGCTTCTCGAAACCGGGCTAACACGCTCTCAGCCGCCATGTGTGCGTTAGGGCAATCAGCAACAGGCGTATATTTGAGGAGCTCTCCAAATATCAAAGGGTACCTGCAGATTCTTTGTATCGGCTGGCGTTCATGTTAATACGTGCTTTCTTCACTttcctcgtccttgacatAGGTCTCACCTTCACAAGGAGATCTTTCATAGTAGCCGCTCTGTTGGTGTTGCGCAGTGCACAGCTCCTCGTGCTTAATAGAGCTGACAGGGCCTCGAGCCCTTTCTGGTTACAATCCCAGTCCGGCAATGTATCATATACTGAAGCTGTTTCTTGAACCATCATTTCATACTTGGCGCCATactctttatatataaagaaacGACTCATCTATGGCTATCAGAGAAATGCATTTATCTCATCGTAAGTGGGTGGTGTGATGATGGCTCACCTGTCTCTCAAAGATTTTGGAAACTTCAACAATAACTTGTGGTTCTGCACATAGCTCAGAAGTTTCCATGGTTGACCGACCGCGGTGAACGTTGGCTCTTCCGTTACGACTGAAGACTTGCGTCCGATCATGGAGCGGTTGGTCTGGTATTCCAGTAACACCTTCGAGATGACCAAATTCTTTGATCCCCGAATTTGAGACGGCGCGCTGAAGCTCGTCCAAGAATTCTTCATGCAGCTGTAAGATGTCAGAGAGATTCCGGTTGACTGATTGCCGTAAGCCATGATATGTGGAAGGAAGCGACACCAGCATCGTAACATAAACCTAGTAGACTCATTAGAATATCTTGTAGCATCATTATTGTTCTGCCATACATTTAAAAGCAACCTTATATCACTGATATAGTCTTCTTCGGTGTGTACTAGCTCATCTAATATACGACGGCGCTTCACAGCCCGAACCAGAGCGTCAGGATCCAGTTTTATTGGCCTGTCAATAGTAACATCCTCAGATTGTTTTGGTTCCGTCAATACGTCGGTGCCATGATCAACCTGCGAGGCACATCTGGAGATTGCGGTGTTGGCTTTTGATCTTGTCATCGTACTGAGCTCCGCCAAACTCACACTGGCGCTTCGAACTGCAGAAACAAAGTTGAACGAGGAGCCGGATGAGTTTTTGGCCCGAATCGAGTAGCACGGCTGTGACGTACTGTGCCCTTCGCCGGTTCCCCAAAGCCAATCTGGCAAATCACGGCTTGGTAACTGCCGTGGTGAGAGGCCATGTTGGTTTCGTTTCTGTATGGAGACCATCCACTTACGGAAGGGAGATCGAGGACGTATATTTTTTTCGGTTTCGATGTCAGGCATATCAGAAATTTGACTAATTGAGTTAGGCGTGATTGGGTCTATACGCCGGTACAAGAAACCCTGTGAAACCTGGGCTTTGTTCTCGATACCATCGTTGGACAGCAGAGACTTAATCTGCCTTCGTCGCTGGCTTAGCCCACCGTAAACCTGTCCAGCATACGTGCTGAAATGGGAAAACGTGAAACTGTTGGTGTGTTTCCCAACCATTGGAGGTATTGGATTTGTTGATTGAAAGCCGTCGACTGAGGCCCGAGGCGTATAGAAGGTCGATACTGCAATCGCCATACTACAGAGGAATCAAACTGAACAAGTCCAAAAAAAGTTGATACAAAATTACTTCCAAGAAGATCCCGATTTGGGGGAATGGATGCCACCAAAAACGAACCAAAGGGAGGGTATTGTGTGGATGGGGGAAGAGAAGGAATTGTAGAGATGCCACCGGGTGCTCGACAGCTGGCAACAGGGGAGCATAAATGTCAGGGAGGAAGGAGCAAacccaccagttgacgtcaatgcaaaacaaaaaagcTGTCGGAGCACCTGCTACTTCCATTTCATAATAGTCAATATCAGTCCGCAGTCTGGGGAATCTGGTCTCCAAtgcttccatctcggcaAAAGCATTGCCACGTATTgctgacgacggcgacgccgCTCACATCCCATGTCGGGCCCCAAATATGCTGGTCTACGTTCTTTGTCATACCAAAAATGAGGTCCTTTGTCCGAAGTAGCGGTTCATGCTTTTGGCATGTAGTCCCTGTGCGATCGATGATCTTGGGTACATGTGGTTGCGGTCTCGTATTCGAGCGCTCCTCTAGCCGTGGCAAGGGCATAGGTTAACGGCTTTAGGATTTCCGCAGACCAATTGTCATCCATTTGTGTTTTCGGATACCAGGGCAACATGGCGTCTGCTGTGTACAGGCGGTTGGATATCTGCAACTTGCTATCTCCAAACCAACTGCGTGGAGACTCGGGATGACAACAGCAGAGGAAGCTGCTGTAATTCTCTTCAGCTCTGCTCAAAGGCGCCAGCGAACGCCGTCGTTTTTGGACCATTGTCGTCCTCCGAATCGGAAAATGCAGGATTCATGTGCATGATAATAGCGTGGTTGATGCATGAAGTGTCGTACATGGTATTAAGGTTCATGAATCATGGTTGGCAGAGACCCAGGGTTGGCAAGAGGCTGTGGGAGGACAGTGTGGTACAGTCACACGGCAGGCAAGTAACCATTTAGCAACTTCTCATGGCAAGATACTGAATATTATGTGACCAGTCGATTACGGATCTTTCTTCTAGGGACTGGATCCAACACAAGTTGTAACTTGTGGGGGAGAGTGTGTTGAGCAACTTGAGTTCTTGACGCCTGGTGAAGGTCCTGACTCCTGTGACTACGGCCAATGTCCAACTACCGCGACTAACAAGGAACAGGCGCTCAAATATGAATACAGAAGGCGATACAAAATCACCCCTTCGGTTAAATCGGTCTATTAGCTTCCGAGTGATGGTCACCATCTGCGGGGTGGCAAATACATGAGATCCAGGCGAGTGCCCGTCGCCGTTTTCGGCACCAACCCCTCTTTCATGGTCAAGTTTGTATGACCATATATTATAGTACTAACTGTAAAGAAAATGAGTATTCGATAGCATTGTCTCAGATCCATAGAGGCTCTTTTCACAATGGTCGCAGCCGCCATGACCCTGCGCTCGCATGAGCTTCCTATCCCAGTAGGGTCCAACGAAGGAAAGGTTGCGCTGGAAAACCTAGGCTGGCTCAGACCAACATCTAAAGGGACTTCTATTTCTGAAATGCGCAAGAGGCTGAAAGAAGCCGGTTATTTATTCGTCAAGAGTTTGATTCCAAGGGAGGATGTGCTAAAAGTTCGATCCGAGTGAGTATAACCTGCAGGTATATCTTGTAGTAACCCGTTAGATCACGTAAGTTTAACACTTCCGCGATGATTACTGACACCCCACAAAGATACTTCACTCGATATGCTCCAACCGGAATACTGGAACCGGGAACATCAACGGAAGCCGGCATATTCAACTCGAACCAATCACCCCAAGCCCACGGCGGCATCGGTGCCGGCGAACTCCCTCCCACAGATTTACAGGTCACAACAATGACCGACGTACACAAAGCACCGGAATATCTCAACCTTGTGGCACACACCGACCTACGGAATTTTATCAGGAATTTAATGAGGTGGGACAACGAAGTCCTTCTCCAGCGCACAATGCTTCGTCACAACGTCCCCGGCGCACTAAGCACAGCGGTGCATTACGACAAACTATTCCTCAGAGGTGGCGAGGCCTTCTTCCTCACCGCATGGGTCCCCATCGGGGACGTGTCACAGAATGGAGGTGGACTGATGTATCTTGCTGACTCTGTGGGACTGGGCAGATCTATCGAGGAGGACTTCACTCGCAGAGCAGCCGAATTGACCCCAGAAGAGAGGGTTAGCGCGTTTAACGTCCATATGGAAAAGTATGGACAACTATCACAGAATGCTGCTGAATTTGGTGCGCAGCACAAACACCAGCGGTGGCTCGTGGCCAATTACGAAGCTGGGGATGTGGTATTCCACGACCCATATATGATTCACACGAGTTCATTAAACGAAGATGCCGACGATAGAATCCGTCTGAGTACCGACTTGAGATTTTATCGTGAAGGAAGCGATTTGGATCCAAGGTGGATGAAATTTTGGGCGCCGGGTGACGGGCTA
Proteins encoded:
- the HET-E1_11 gene encoding Vegetative incompatibility protein HET-E-1, which codes for MASTGDVHTQDGNGSAAAAPSKSERLIPTLMKSAVDQTVKAVTTVVQTEIRALPKQIVAAVVAQQATAPAKTPKKAVSPTPDDDQALSKSQQLWNDAYDGLEDGGATSGIVQSYAETLTFAIAGGDEGKPGPEMATLATDLKDPVKRQAHMRDLVQKGREKFADDSKLAQTVGDVAGFVLQARGIIDVAIKNVPQAALPWAGVCVGLQILTNPAKVSRENLAGITHVVSRMDWYCSLVDHLLDERSIVEGKEPASVVTQRLETLVLDLYKSLLLYQMKSVSSYYRNSGLTYLRELAAWDKWESDLKAITTAEEALRAASVQYNTQSSLERLSELMKHGDKMQSTLGNIHQDLQDFISTQKEKVADDKDSACLRDLFVIDPMRDLERLERKTDKLINIAFSWVLDTEEYTSFSNWHGFDSRRLLWVKGGPGTGKTMLLMGIVREISTQSAAFAPSASYYFCQGTGDQTRNNATAVFRSLLWMLLIQQPRLIQHLRAKHKYAGSSLFTDSNAFSAMSEAFENMLEDPSFTPAYFVVDGLDECDGTKEDLIQLIYKSLSISHKVKWLISSRPELDLMKPDVDEALVELDAQRLEGPVHAYITYKLSGLKENPGYDDEATLVELSNEICDRAANTFLWAALAFRELQGVDGKEAIETIKKLPSGLPDLYSYLMAKIEEHHGLKRIRCKNVITAVYLAYRPLTLKELGVVAGLGSPIKPLDIVKVCGSLLSMTGRVVSLTHESVREYLCQKYGKLLEQGDVVLSHQDIASRSLIEMQHTLKHNMYHLPGNGYFPRLLGDAINGSDNDPLAGVAYSATFWMHHLVNAGRSETSAELVTSERVLEFLKKFFLRWIESLSLLGSLSEGLKAIRLLAAQPRFESSAPLRQFLKDAERFLISHKSTIKAAALQTYGTALLFTQPESSVRVFGWDERLPFIRNMVTTQQTGDSNTRTLDGRYGAVTAVAFSEDGSLFSTGTEGSLTVWKVETWIPICTIFLPDSTGVAEELSFSPDSKSVMAVYGDTLHICDVETKTQIRTLVHPEKRKIACANFQSDSKGVVMVLRDATVHVWDAETDKFEQVFAAKGEAKSIIALSPNNKTLAVSLLQNLIGIWDVSTGSGDSARVLKRHDEAFRDFTFSSDSKTLGSVSTDGTICLWDIESGICARSFSPGWNNWPTIALSPDLKTIAMGGLEDTTRLLDIKDWSQQEEAQSHHSRVTDVVVSPDKTVVATASHDKDIRIWDIESGECLQRLCGHKDAVHSVAFSPDGQSLASASGDKAVRVWDLKTGEARQTWQGHTAAVKCVAFSPDGKMIASFSEDKTVRLWAVETGSSVPIRGQSESQSCIAFSNDSKTLASVNKDGAIALWDTETGNQVHAFDAEEADCPMALAFSPDDSTVMMGSVNGCIYALDKASNSRRQVLSQQETFSDMAFAADGETIVTTAGSVPSSASGQTWLNKKTPDNTLFVYKPVAFPGMESEARLGDVWIEGRGVLALLPTSYTSNVLAVCEDIVILGHASGKVTFLYFYFPKRPDTYSA